Proteins from a genomic interval of Lolium perenne isolate Kyuss_39 chromosome 1, Kyuss_2.0, whole genome shotgun sequence:
- the LOC127329011 gene encoding wall-associated receptor kinase 4-like — MSASLFLLPALLLAAAAATSKTVVESLAVAPGCQASCGGVDIPYPFGIGSGCFRKGFEIDCINNGPVLAGTTLQVVYLSVDPAESLVMLPVAWQCYNASSPGEAEDYSNGETAGMKKDGVYRISSTHNMLVVLGCNTFGFTASAGNFKGCMSYCNSSGSAEDGMCAGVGCCHVDIPPGLTDSYFRFWAYDHSAMMDYSPCDYVFLVDRTNYTFRRSDLLMDRNRTSPVRLDWAIRNNDAMSGAVLSCSDAAKSTTDPEYACISDHSECVDSINGPGYSCSCSDGYEGNPYLVNGCTRFWPSSTMPPSTVRRRWTTKTI, encoded by the coding sequence ATGTCGGCCTCATTATTCTTGCTTCCCGCTCTGCTactggcggcagcagcagccaccAGCAAGACGGTTGTGGAGAGCCTCGCCGTGGCTCCTGGCTGCCAGGCGAGCTGCGGCGGCGTGGACATCCCCTACCCTTTCGGCATCGGCAGCGGCTGCTTCCGCAAGGGCTTCGAGATCGACTGCATCAACAACGGCCCAGTGCTAGCCGGCACCACCCTTCAGGTGGTGTACCTTTCAGTGGATCCCGCGGAGTCGCTGGTGATGCTCCCCGTCGCGTGGCAGTGCTACAACGCCTCCAGCCCAGGCGAAGCCGAGGACTACAGCAATGGCGAGACTGCAGGTATGAAGAAGGACGGCGTGTACCGCATCTCCAGCACGCACAACATGCTCGTCGTCCTCGGCTGTAACACCTTCGGGTTCACAGCGAGCGCGGGGAACTTCAAAGGGTGCATGTCCTACTGCAACAGCTCGGGGAGCGCCGAGGACGGGATGTGTGCCGGCGTCGGGTGCTGCCATGTCGACATCCCGCCGGGGCTCACCGACAGCTACTTCAGGTTCTGGGCGTACGACCACTCGGCCATGATGGACTACAGCCCCTGCGACTACGTATTCCTCGTCGACAGGACCAACTACACCTTCAGGCGCTCTGACCTGCTCATGGACAGGAACCGGACCTCGCCGGTGCGGCTAGACTGGGCCATCCGCAACAATGATGCTATGTCAGGCGCCGTATTGTCGTGCTCCGACGCGGCCAAGAGCACCACCGATCCGGAGTACGCCTGCATCAGCGATCACAGTGAGTGCGTTGACTCCATCAATGGGCCTGGGTACAGCTGCAGCTGCTCCGATGGCTACGAGGGTAACCCCTACCTTGTCAACGGGTGCACCAGGTTTTGGCCCAGCTCCACTATGCCGCCGAGTACAGTACGGCGACGATGGACGACGAAGACGATCTGA
- the LOC127344040 gene encoding uncharacterized protein isoform X2: MSLHDFPGQRGVSDIRMRRRRHKSPRGEPTGRRRLLVSASFTTAMFLSPVATKSSGGVAALRAGRLPPCLQHHTDTQRDVLVPALNGSDLIASSKTGAGEGSLGWPINLWIRGISEVTGSQNSLVNGC, from the exons ATGTCCCTGCATGATTTCCCTGGCCAACGTGGGGTGTCAGACATTAGGATGCGACGCCGGCGACACAAGTCACCTAGGGGAGAACCCACCGGCAGGCGCAGGCTTCTGGTGTCCGCATCCTTCACCACCGCCATGTTCCTCTCGCCGGTGGCCACGAAATCCAGCGGGGGCGTGGCAGCACTCCGAGCG GGACGGCTCCCTCCATGTCTGCAACACCATACAGACACGCAG AGGGATGTATTGGTTCCTGCTCTTAATGGCAGTGACCTGATTGCAAGTTCAAAGACGGGAGCTGGAGAAGGCAGTCTTGG TTGGCCTATCAATTTGTGGATAAGAGGAATTTCAGAGGTTACAGGATCTCAAAACAGCTTGGTGAATG GTTGTTGA
- the LOC127344040 gene encoding uncharacterized protein isoform X1, whose amino-acid sequence MSLHDFPGQRGVSDIRMRRRRHKSPRGEPTGRRRLLVSASFTTAMFLSPVATKSSGGVAALRAGRLPPCLQHHTDTQRDVLVPALNGSDLIASSKTGAGEGSLGWPINLWIRGISEVTGSQNSLVNGP is encoded by the exons ATGTCCCTGCATGATTTCCCTGGCCAACGTGGGGTGTCAGACATTAGGATGCGACGCCGGCGACACAAGTCACCTAGGGGAGAACCCACCGGCAGGCGCAGGCTTCTGGTGTCCGCATCCTTCACCACCGCCATGTTCCTCTCGCCGGTGGCCACGAAATCCAGCGGGGGCGTGGCAGCACTCCGAGCG GGACGGCTCCCTCCATGTCTGCAACACCATACAGACACGCAG AGGGATGTATTGGTTCCTGCTCTTAATGGCAGTGACCTGATTGCAAGTTCAAAGACGGGAGCTGGAGAAGGCAGTCTTGG TTGGCCTATCAATTTGTGGATAAGAGGAATTTCAGAGGTTACAGGATCTCAAAACAGCTTGGTGAATG GTCCATGA